Proteins from a genomic interval of Trichoderma breve strain T069 chromosome 2, whole genome shotgun sequence:
- a CDS encoding ethD domain-containing protein has protein sequence MSDNKSASISLSGVWRATVSARRKEGLTKEEFSRRFARHGTLAGPVVVKHNGISYLQHHLTDTLATKFKEELGPQLAPHFPIAEIDGITTLIFPSAKDLAAFFADPAHNESLNADVAEFADVTSVQFSVGDELAVVEGGKLLL, from the exons TCTCCCTTAGTGGTGTATGGAGAGCTACCGTTTcagcaagaagaaaggaaggCTTGACAAAGGAAGAATTCTCTCGTCGATTTGCTCGTCACGGAACACTTGCTGGGCCAGTTGTCGTGAAACATAACGGCATCTCCTACTTACAG CATCACCTTACGGACACTCTGGCAACCAAATTCAAGGAAGAGCTCGGTCCCCAGCTGGCACCACACTTTCCCATCGCTGAGATCGATGGCATCACCACTCTCATATTCCCAAGTGCTAAAGACTTGGCTGCGTTCTTTGCCGATCCTGCTCACAATGAGAGCTTGAATGCCGACGTAGCTGAATTCGCGGATGTAACGTCTGTGCAGTTTTCTGTAGGAGACGAATTAGCTGTGGTTGAAGGTGGCAAGCTGTTGCTTTGA
- a CDS encoding GTP cyclohydrolase II domain-containing protein: MPSALETQAVRPIHYKMTSDARSSAADSTQLPSFYSPRTAAVDTPQSRDGQPIDHLSLSSSRVDSPKTQPPPPSLLSPAFTPPATPGNQTPTTAGLRGIPVDSSIATGGCGSKKPRLLETLPEVQCVVRARIPTVNGTEMFLHLYTNNVDNKEHLAIVFGNHIRSESLDAPREGETELDRMIRGAYTGRLYPGRTTSGMGGPSSETESQEEKTPNTDIPLVRIHSECYTGETAWSARCDCGEQLDEAARLMALPGNKAGGIIIYLRQEGRGIGLGEKLKAYNLQDLGSDTVEANLLLRHPADARSYGLATAMLRDLGQKDVRLLTNNPDKIRAIEGPNREVVVKERVAMVPLSWKGKGGFRSQEVEGYLKTKIEKMGHMLDMGGLSQ, encoded by the exons ATGCCCTCAGCTCTCGAGACACAGGCCGTGCGCCCCATTCACTACAAAATGACGTCGGATGCGAGATCTTCTGCTGCCGACAGCACTCAGCTGCCCTCCTTCTACTCTCCCCGAACCGCTGCAGTCGACACTCCCCAGAGCCGCGATGGCCAGCCAATCGACCATCTGTCGCTGTCGTCCAGCCGTGTCGACTCCCCCAAGACTCAACCTCCCCCGccgtctctcctctctccagccTTCACTCCGCCGGCCACCCCGGGAAATCAGACACCCACAACCGCCGGTCTGAGAGGAATTCCGGTCGATAGCTCGATTGCAACTGGAGGATGCGGTAGCAAGAAGCCGAGACTGCTAGAAACATTACCCGAGGTACAATGCGTTGTCCGGGCCCGCATCCCCACCGTCAACGGAACCGAGATGTTCCTCCATCTATACACCAACAATGTCGACAACAAGGAGCATTTGGCCATTGTGTTTGGCAATCACATCCGGAGCGAGTCCCTGGACGCTCCCCGCGAGGGCGAGACCGAGCTGGACCGCATGATTCGGGGCGCCTACACAGGCCGGCTGTACCCCGGCCGGACAACCAGCGGCATGGGCGGCCCTTCATCGGAGACGGAATCtcaggaagaaaagacgcCCAACACAGATATACCCTTGGTGCGAATACACTCAGAGTGCTATACCGGAGAGACTGCGTGGTCTGCGCGGTGCGACTGCGGTGAACAACTTGACGAGGCTGCGCGACTCATGGCGTTGCCGGGCAATAAAGCgggcggcatcatcatctatcTGCGACAGGAGGGCCGTGGTATTGgtcttggagagaagctcaaggcctATAACCTGCAAGATCTTGGATCCGATACCGTTGAGGCAAATCTGCTACTGCGACACCCCGCTGATGCTCGAAGCTATGGCTTGGCCACCGCCATGCTCAGGGATTTGGGCCAGAAAGATGTGCGTCTGTTGACCAACAACCCGGACAAGATCCGTGCCATTGAGGGACCCAACCGGGAGGTGGTTGTAAAGGAGCGAGTGGCCATGGTGCCGCTATCATGGAAAGGCAAGGGCGGCTTCCGAAGCCAGGAAGTAGAGGGCTACTTGAAGACAAAG ATCGAAAAGATGGGCCACATGCTAGATATGGGAGGACTATCCCAGTAa
- a CDS encoding carbon-nitrogen hydrolase domain-containing protein: protein MSPAANTSVVRVAVTQHEPVWLDLEGTVSKTCSIIEEASKAGAKLVAFPETWIPGYPAWFWDRPVDFELGIRYVQNSLKIESPEMKLICDAAASNKISVSLGFSERDGDSVYISQALINEDGEIKMRRRKMKPTHMERTIYGDGSGDSLANVIELPGPLLKYFTFSQHEQIHVAGWPPLDPFVEGSSGFWSMSAEGALNHSQQYAIESQSFVLHATAVLTDAGIDVMRTKGSPIMGIPLGGCSAIIGPDGRVLKKANTGGEELIVADIDLTDATKAKLFADASGHYSRPDLLWLGADTTRKTVVRVQKRAERQTEASE, encoded by the exons ATGAGCCCAGCCGCAAATACCTCCGTAGTCCGAGTTGCAGTCACTCAGCATGAGCCTGTGTGGCTTGATCTTGAGGGAACTGTGAGCAAAACATGCTCTATTATAGAAGAGGCCTCAAAGGCTGGCGCCAAGCTTGTCGCTTTTCCTGAAACTTGGATTCCCGGATATCCAGCATGGTTTTG GGACCGACCTGTTGACTTTGAACTTGGAATTCGATACGTCCAAAACTCGTTGAAGATTGAGAGTCCAGAAATGAAACTTATCTGCGATGCCGCTGCATCGAACAAAATCAGTGTATCGCTCGGGTTCTCCGAACGTGATGGAGACTCTGTGTATATCTCCCAGGCTTTGATCAACGAAGACGGCGAGATTAAAATGAGGCGCCGCAAGATGAAGCCAACACATATGGAGCGTACCATctatggagatggatctgGAGACAGCTTAGCGAATGTCATCGAGCTACCGGGT CCGCTGCTGAAGTATTTTACCTTTTCCCAGCACGAGCAGATACACGTCGCTGGATGGCCACCACTGGACCCTTTTGTGGAGGGTTCTTCTGGATTCTGGTCCATGTCGGCTGAAG GAGCCCTCAACCACTCACAGCAATATGCGATCGAATCCCAATCGTTTGTCCTGCATGCCACAGCGGTGCTTACCGATGCAGGAATTGATGTGATGAGGACTAAAGGCAGCCCCATAATGGGAATACCTCTTGGGGGCTGTTCCGCCATCATTGGTCCTGACGGACGTGTTCTTAAAAAGGCAAATACGGGAGGAGAGGAGCTCATTGTTGCGGACATAGATTTGACTGATgccaccaaagccaaactTTTCGCGGATGCGAGTGGACATT ACAGCCGACCAGATTTGCTTTGGCTTGGTGCAGATACTACTCGCAAAACAGTTGTCAGGGTCCAGAAGAGAGCGGAGAGACAGACGGAGGCATCTGAGTGA
- a CDS encoding short chain dehydrogenase domain-containing protein, which translates to MPLDANHPDFWTEALQFTPTIRRDVYPAISPSNKDIQQIAHGKVVLITGAGSGFGKGAAKQWAAATASAIVLAARTQQSIDEVAESLKTTGSTTQFLPISTDVSSETDVRNLFQIAIQAFGKIDVVVHCAGVLGPLELIGDAPVDEWWQSFEINVKGTFLVARELARISANNEATFIQTGTAASYFASPQQSSYTASKLATNMILSQLHEEYSNLRVFNVHPGMALSKVLRPELHIYAKDTVELFGSLTIYLSGPKADFLKNRFIAANWDVTDLEKHQDEIIAEGLLKNQAFKGDIGPGGHKFKS; encoded by the exons ATGCCTTTGGACGCTAACCATCCCGATTTCTGGACAGAGGCACTGCAGTTCACGCCTACAATCCGTCGAGATGTATACCCCGCCATCAGCCCATCAAATAAAGACATCCAGCAAATTGCACACGGAAAAGTAGTGTTAATCACCGGAGCAGGCAGCGGATTCGGTAAG GGCGCAGCAAAGCAATGGGCAGCGGCAACTGCATCCGCTATAGTGCTCGCAGCGAGAACTCAACAGAGCATCGATGAAGTTGCCGAAAGCCTGAAAACCACTGGTTCAACTACGCAATTCTTACCAATTTCAACAGACGTCTCTTCTGAAACTGATGTCCGCAATCTATTCCAAATAGCGATCCAGGCTTTTGGAAAGATAGACGTCGTTGTCCACTGTGCTGGAGTACTCGGGCCTCTTGAACTAATTGGCGATGCTCCTGTCGATGAGTGGTGGCAATCCTTC GAGATCAACGTCAAGGGAACTTTCCTAGTTGCACGCGAACTTGCGCGCATATCAGCCAACAACGAAGCGACATTCATCCAAACCGGCACTGCAGCGTCTTATTTTGCGAGTCCGCAGCAGTCTTCATATACAGCGTCGAAGCTCGCGACCAACATGATTCTCAGTCAGCTACATGAGG AATACAGCAATCTGCGAGTCTTTAATGTGCATCCGGGAATGGCGCTGAGCAAAGTGCTGCGTCCCGAATTACATATTTATGCAAAAGATACCG TCGAGCTTTTCGGCAGTCTTACGATTTATCTCAGCGGGCCAAAAGCGGATTTCTTAAAGAACCGCTTTATTGCTGCGAACTGGGATGTCACTGACTTGGAGAAGCATCAAGATGAAATAATTGCTGAGGGACTACTCAAAAACCAGGCGTTTAAGGGCGACATAGGACCAGGAGGCCACAAGTTCAAATCATAG
- a CDS encoding nmrA-like family domain-containing protein gives MSVKVAVAGATGSAGIPIINELLKAGHHVTALSRSISSGSSKLPKHTNLDIVEVDYDSVPSLTAALQNHDVVIATLPVDTPIGSQDTLIDAAVAAGVIRFIPAEFGTDTDNEKCMKLPVFENKMHALEYLRAKVAKHPNFSYTAICNGAFFDWGLEAGFLAHPKTHTATIYDDGNLPWSTTTLATVSKAVVSLMSHIEETKNRHVYIHDAVVTQNKIIEIAKRIDGKDWGLPYVDSAAVLEEAQVEYRKADSDYTKGLMPLLHISVLGKGYGGDFSGRLDNELLGIKLMSDEELGEVIAKYL, from the coding sequence ATGTCTGTCAAAGTTGCGGTTGCGGGAGCCACAGGTTCTGCCGGAATCCCGATTATTAATGAGCTATTGAAAGCTGGGCATCATGTTACCGCTCTCAGTCGAAGTATAAGCAGTGGCTCTTCTAAGCTTCCCAAGCACACAAATTTGGACATCGTCGAGGTTGATTACGACTCTGTCCCTTCGCTCACTGCTGCCCTGCAGAATCACGACGTTGTTATCGCCACCTTGCCGGTTGATACTCCAATCGGCAGTCAGGACACGctcattgatgctgctgttgctgctggtgtgATTCGCTTCATTCCAGCGGAATTTGGCACCGACACCGACAATGAGAAATGCATGAAGCTTCCTGTATTTGAAAACAAGATGCATGCTCTTGAGTATCTTAGAGCAAAGGTGGCCAAGCATCCCAACTTCAGTTACACTGCTATTTGCAATGGAGCTTTCTTTGACTGGGGCTTGGAGGCTGGCTTCTTGGCTCACCCTAAGACGCATACCGCTACTATCTACGATGATGGTAACCTTCCTTGGAGTACAACTACTCTCGCAACCGTTAGCAAAGCCGTGGTGTCCTTGATGAGCCATAttgaagagacaaagaatCGACATGTCTACATCCATGACGCGGTCGTTACGCAAAACAAGATCATTGAAATAGCCAAGAGAATCGACGGTAAAGATTGGGGGTTGCCGTACGTCGACTCGGCTGCTGTCTTAGAAGAGGCACAAGTTGAGTATAGGAAGGCAGATTCTGATTATACGAAAGGACTTATGCCGCTTCTGCACATTTCTGTGCTTGGAAAGGGCTATGGAGGAGATTTTTCAGGGCGTCTGGACAACGAACTTCTCGGCATTAAACTCATGAGCGATGAAGAGCTCGGAGAAGTGATCGCCAAGTACTTGTGA
- a CDS encoding endoribonuclease l-PSP domain-containing protein, with translation MSHLKYYSYEGVGVRNREIFGYSQAVRVGDRIECAGQGGWDPKTGAYQKDLNAQIDQAFANVEIALKDAGGKGWSQVYRINTYHVPISNESLEAVTRNIRQYMPGHQPIWTAVGVARLAEDDMLIEIEVVAHDPEGAQAASKL, from the exons ATGTCTCATCTAAAGTATTACTCCTACGAAGGCGTCGGCGTGAGAAACAGAGAGATATTCGGTTACAGCCAGGCCGTGCGTGTGGGAGACCGAATCGAATGCGCTGGTCAAG GAGGCTGGGATCCTAAGACTGGCGCATACCAAAAAGACCTTAATGCACAAATTGACCAGGCTTTCGCCAACGTTGAAATCGCCTTGAAAGACGCCGGTGGCAAGGGCTGGTCTCAAGTTTATCGCATCAATACTTACCATGTGCCGATAAGCAACGAGTCATTGGAGGCCGTGACGAGGAATATTCGACAGTATATGCCTGGGCATCAACCGATCTGGACAGCTGTAGGAGTGGCACGTCTAGCTGAGGATGATATGCTCATAGAAATTGAGGTGGTTGCTCATGATCCGGAAGGCGCACAGGCGGCCTCAAAGTTATAA
- a CDS encoding phosphomannose isomerase type I domain-containing protein: MQVPLIRLQCGVNSYEWGKKGSESAAARFAAATPSDNLSIQADKPYAELWMGTHPSNPSKDLTTGRTLLDLCAENQLLLSESVASKYGSKLPFLFKVLSINKALSIQAHPNKKLAEQLHARDSKNYPDDNHKPEMAIAITPFEGLCGFRPLGEIAHFLETVKPLRALVGESEASQFVQAAKQEGGDEAAKKKALQTAFGGLMSSSPEDVDRETASLVKLAESEGADFAAGGVSSTKGAVLAELVTRLNGQFGSDIGIFVLFFLNFVTLQPGEALFLVADDIHAYVSGDIVECMAASDNVVRAGLTPKFKDVSTLVDMLTYNYAPIDEQKMTPTEYPYATLNRNAYSSGSSVMLYDPPIEEFSVVRTLLRGEGAKATFDPLEGPSIVICTGGKGTIAVGPTKQEIQEGYVFFVGSTAELVLESAVGQDEEFTTFKAFCEIDASGK; this comes from the exons ATGCAGGTCCCTCTCATCCGTCTGCAGTGCGGCGTCAACTCGTACGAATGGGGCAAAAAGGGGAGCGAGTCGGCCGCCGCCAGATTTGCCGCTGCCACGCCTTCAGACAATCTGTCCATCCAGGCCGACAAGCCCTACGCTGAG CTGTGGATGGGCACTCACCCCTCCAACCCCTCCAAAGATCTCACCACCGGCAGAACCCTCCTCGATCTCTGCGCCGAaaaccagctcctcctctccgAGTCCGTCGCTTCCAAATATGGCTCCAAGCTGCCCTTCCTCTTCAAGGTCCTGTCCATCAACAAGGCCCTCTCTATCCAGGCCCATCCCAACAAGAAGCTCGCCGAGCAGCTCCACGCGCGGGACTCGAAAAACTACCCCGATGACAACCACAAGCCGGAGatggccattgccatcaccCCTTTTGAGGGACTCTGCGGATTCAGGCCTCTGGGAGAGATTGCCCACTTCCTGGAGACGGTGAAGCCATTGAGGGCTCTGGTCGGAGAGAGCGAGGCGTCCCAGTTTGTGCAGGCTGCCAAGCAAGAGGGCGGTGACGaggcggcgaagaagaaggccctGCAGACGGCGTTTGGAGGATTGATGTCGTCCTCTCCCGAAGACGTCGACAGAGAAACCGCTAGCCTCGTTAAGCTCGCCGAGTCTGAGGGCGCCGACTTCGCTGCCGGTGGTGTGTCATCCACCAAGGGCGCTGTCCTCGCCGAGCTCGTCACTCGCCTCAACGGCCAGTTTGGCTCCGACATTGGCATtttcgtcctcttcttcctcaactTTGTCACACTACAACCCGGAGAGGCGCTGTTCCTCGTCGCCGATGACATCCACGCCTATGTCTCCGGTGACATTGTCGAGTGCATGGCCGCGTCCGACAACGTTGTCCGTGCTGGTCTTACACCCAAGTTCAAGGATGTATCCACCCTGGTCGATATGCTCACCTACAACTATGCGCCCATCGACGAGCAAAAGATGACTCCTACCGAATATCCCTATGCGACTCTGAACCGAAATGCCTACAGCTCCGGATCTTCTGTCATGCTGTACGATCCTCCGATTGAGGAGTTTAGCGTTGTTCGCACTCTACTTCGCGGAGAGGGAGCCAAGGCTACGTTCGACCCCTTGGAGGGACccagcatcgtcatctgcaCCGGTGGCAAGGGCACAATCGCCGTGGGACCGACAAAACAGGAGATTCAGGAGGGTTACGTGTTTTTCGTCGGATCTACTGCGGAACTGGTCCTGGAATCCGCCGTCGGACAGGATGAAGAGTTTACCACGTTCAAAGCATTCTGTGAGATTGATGCATCTGGAAAATAG
- a CDS encoding tRNA synthetases class II (D, K and n) domain-containing protein — protein MAEETKPAVPPAENPAADAEAAGPSKKAAKKAEAKAKKEALKAQRAAERIAVASTSNEPEEDPAKDFYGPATPALLKSFSADAEDVTLRSISESHIGKKVVIRAWLQNTRMQGAKMAFVELREEGNWAIQGIVAATGDVKEGDSTPVISKRMVKWAGAVNPESFVTVEAKVEKPFAPVKSCRVSDFELHISKIFVISAAPATLGMTLAAANRAVTNFSDEEVKPEEGAQEKEAEGGPPAASMLTHLDNIVMHKRSPVQQAIADIRVEVKHLFRDYLRERGFKEFEPPCLIGAASEGGAGVFAMPYFNQKAYLAQSPQFYKQFEIAGGRKRVFSIGPVFRAENSNTPRHMTEFTGLDLEMEIRKDYHEVLSVLEGVLLHIFRGIEKNCAAEIEVVRSVYPSPEILLPEPGKELRLTFAEAQKLLREEGPEEFRNVRDDEDMSTPQEKALGALIREKYKTDFFAVDKFPESARPFYAKVDPASDPKEPVTNAFDMFLRGQEILSGGERIADPDELEARIRYKGVDPTSAGIKEYIGVFREAGVPPHGGGGIGLDRVVAWYLALPSVHLAAYYPRTPKRLLP, from the exons ATGGCTGAAGAGACGAAACCCGCCGTTCCTCCGGCCGAGAATCCCGCCGccgatgctgaggctgccgGCCCCTCaaagaaggctgccaagaaggctgaagccaaggccaagaaggaggcgcTGAAAGCCCAGCGAGCTGCCGAACGAATTGCAGTTGCTTCAACCTCCAACGAGCCCGAGGAAGACCCCGCCAAAGACTTCTACGGCCCCGCCACTCCGGCCCTGCTCAAGTCCTTCTCAGCCGATGCTGAGGACGTCACCCTTCGATCCATCAGCGAGTCTCATATCGGAAAGAAGGTCGTCATCCGGGCATGGCTCCAAAACACGCGCATGCAGGGCGCAAAGATGGCCTTTGTCGAGCTGCGCGAGGAGGGCAATTGGGCCATCCAGGGCATTGTCGCGGCTACGGGCGATGTCAAGGAGGGCGACTCGACCCCCGTCATCAGCAAGCGCATGGTCAAGTGGGCGGGAGCTGTCAACCCCGAAAGTTTCGTGACGGTCGAGGCCAAGGTCGAGAAGCCTTTCGCTCCCGTCAAGAGCTGCCGCGTGTCCGATTTTGAGCTGCACATCTCCAAGATCTTTGTCATTTCTGCTGCCCCGGCTACCCTGGGCATGACCTTGGCCGCGGCGAACCGTGCAGTCACAAACTTTAGCGATGAGGAGGTCAAGCCCGAGGAGGGTGcccaggagaaggaggctgagggTGGCCCTCCGGCCGCTTCTATGCTGACTCACTTGGACAACATTGTCATGCACAAGCGATCGCCCGTTCAGCAGGCTATTGCC GATATTCGTGTCGAGGTCAAGCACTTGTTCCGTGACTACCTGAGGGAGCGTGGCTTCAAGGAGTTTGAGCCGCCGTGCCTCATTGGTGCTGCTTCAGAAGGCGGTGCCGGCGTTTTCGCCATGCCCTACTTCAACCAAAAGGCCTACCTTGCCCAGTCACCGCAGTTCTATAAGCAGTTTGAGATTGCTGGTGGCCGAAAGCGCGTCTTTAGCATTGGACCCGTGTTCAGAGCCGAAAACTCCAACACCCCGAGACACATGACTGAG TTCACTGGTCTtgatttggagatggagattcgCAAGGACTACCACGAAGTCCTTTCCGTTCTGGAAGGCGTGCTGTTGCACATTTTCCGTGGCATTGAGA AGAACTGCGCTGCCGAAATCGAGGTCGTTCGTTCCGTCTATCCCTCCCCCGAGATTCTCCTCCCCGAGCCTGGAAAGGAACTGCGCTTGACATTCGCAGAGGCCCAGAAGCTGCTTCGTGAAGAGGGCCCCGAGGAATTCCGCAACGTTCGtgacgatgaggatatgTCAACACCACAGGAGAAGGCATTGGGTGCTCTGATTCGCGAAAAGTACAAGACCGATTTCTTCGCAGTCGACAAGTTCCCCGAATCTGCGAGACCCTTCTACGCCAAGGTCGACCCCGCCAGCGACCCCAAGGAGCCTGTCACCAATGCGTTCGACATGTTCTTGCGTGGACAGGAGATCTTGTCCGGTGGTGAGCGTATTGCTGACCCCGATGAGCTTGAGGCTCGCATTCGTTACAAGGGAGTCGACCCCACCAGCGCTGGAATCAAGGAGTACATTGGAGTCTTCCGCGAGGCTGGTGTGCCTCCTCACGGTGGAGGTGGTATCGGTCTTGACCGTGTTGTTGCGTGGTATCTTGCCCTACCTAGCGTGCACTTGGCCGCCTATTACCCAAGAACACCCAAGAGACTATTGCCATAG
- a CDS encoding heterokaryon incompatibility protein (HET) domain-containing protein codes for MFNKEYLHALKISHEDLSELLPDIEALDRLVQPKGSDDNGRAGGSVIALLREPSDINVSSTSTASDETFAKIGDWIHRCEQDHTQCTRFRSQVPWYPTRLLDVGPEGNSSFALVHSAQAIDKDEKYMTLSHRWGDAKVPTLTTKTIINWAQGLSVKILPKTFQDFIMLAQRLQIRYVWIDSLCIIQEGDNGKDWRTEALTMDKVYMNSYCNVSADWGSPKRGLEPNRDVVVAEECLLVENEFWEDQVSRSPLSVRGWVVQERWLCPRNLRFGPREVFFECEPLLEGDVILKSAFSNLQTLQSPQAALLPATLRTELYTAWGEILSKYSRCYLTYASDRTVAFSGIAKFFRSLVDDNYIAGLWLRNLASDMMWFRHRLLTTAVVEDTKDRLSLFNNNKGGVYRAPSFSWASTAVPIALNHMEDNMGFIISVRCIHFRDSSNATIEDWTGDIFGPLSTPMVEILVVGTLKKMRLQPYFDGEMTDFYVVPDSPSGSSKKTDDWSEPISKETAEATLDFQVNNEDVAAWAAQDNLYYIPWQDCWNSHLPPKSKRDSDSLTCLLVELADVSMNRFRRIGRLYVHDKSKRKLYIAKQSNESTLPSEHYDPTTRRHTIYLI; via the exons ATGTTCAATAAAGAATATCTCCATGCTCTGAAAATCTCGCACGAAGATTTATCTGAGCTGTTACCAGACATTGAAGCTCTGGACAGACTCGTTCAACCCAAGGGCAGTGATGACAACGGCCGTGCAGGAGGGTCTGTGATTGCTCTTCTACGCGAACCATCAG ACATTAACGTGTCATCAACTTCTACGGCATCGGACGAGACGTTTGCTAAAATTGGTGACTGGATCCACCGATGTGAGCAAGATCATACGCAATGCACTCGTTTTCGAAGTCAAGTCCCTTGGTATCCGACTAGGCTCTTGGATGTTGGCCCCGAGGGCAATTCTTCATTTGCACTTGTCCATAGCGCTCAAGCTATAGACAAAGACGAAAAATACATGACATTAAGCCATCGATGGGGAGATGCCAAAGTGCCAACACTCACCACTAAAACCATCATCAACTGGGCACAAGGACTTTCCGTCAAAATCTTGCCAAAAACTTTCCAAGACTTCATTATGCTTGCCCAGCGCCTCCAAATTCGCTACGTTTGGATAGATTCATTGTGTATCATCCAGGAGGGCGACAACGGTAAAGACTGGCGAACTGAGGCACTTACTATGGACAAGGTTTACATGAACTCGTATTGCAATGTCTCTGCTGATTGGGGGTCTCCCAAACGTGGTTT AGAGCCCAATCGGGATGTGGTTGTTGCAGAGGAATGCCTACTGGTGGAGAACGAATTCTGGGAAGATCAAGTGTCTAGATCTCCGTTGAGTGTTAGGGGCTGGGTAGTGCAAGAACGTTGGTTATGCCCAAGAAACCTCCGCTTCGGTCCCCGCGAAGTTTTCTTCGAGTGTG AACCCCTTCTAGAAGGAGACGTCATTCTCAAATCCGCTTTTAGCAATCTTCAGACTCTACAGAGCCCACAAGCAGCACTCCTGCCAGCCACTCTAAGGACCGAGCTTTATACTGCATGGGGCGAGATTTTATCCAAATACTCCAGATGCTATCTAACTTACGCAAGCGATCGAACTGTCGCTTTCTCTGGAATCGCAAAGTTCTTTCGGTCATTAGTGGATGACAACTATATTGCCGGGCTGTGGCTCCGGAATTTGGCCTCTGACATGATGTGGTTTCGACATCGGCTTCTCACAACCGCTGTCGTCGAAGATACAAAAGACCGTCTTTCTTTATTTAACAATAACAAAGGGGGTGTTTACCGTGCGCCAAGCTTTTCGTGGGCATCAACTGCGGTGCCAATTGCGCTAAATCATATGGAGGACAATATGGGTTTCATAATCAGTGTGAGGTGTATTCATTTTCGCGACAGCTCCAATGCGACAATTGAAGATTGGACTGGCGATATATTTGGACCTTTATCAACTCCGATGGTCGAGATTTTGGTCGTCGGAACACTGAAAAAGATGCGGCTGCAGCCGTATTTCGACGGCGAAATGACAGACTTCTATGTCGTTCCGGATAGCCCCAGCGGCAGCTCGAAGAAAACGGACGACTGGTCTGAGCCTATCTCAAAAGAAACCGCAGAGGCTACTCTCGACTTCCAAGTCAACAACGAGGACGTAGCCGCGTGGGCGGCTCAAGATAACTTGTACTATATCCCATGGCAAGACTGCTGGAACTCTCACTTGCCGCCGAAGTCTAAACGAGATAGTGACTCGCTAACTTGCTTACTCGTTGAGCTCGCTGATGTTAGCATGAACCGCTTCCGGAGGATTGGGAGACTTTACGTACACGATAAGTCTAAAAGAAAGCTATATATTGCGAAGCAAAGTAATGAGTCGACTTTGCCTAGCGAGCATTATGATCCGACTACTAGGAGACACACTATATATCTCATATAA